One region of Arcobacter sp. CECT 8983 genomic DNA includes:
- a CDS encoding ribose-phosphate pyrophosphokinase: protein MSKYKLFSGTANPEFAKKVGKYLNVEVGEASINKFSDGEISVQIKESVRGQDVFIVQPTCAPTNDHLMELLIMIDALKRSSAASISAVIPYYGYARQDRKAAPRVPISAKLVADMLEAAGIDRMITIDLHAAQIQGFFNIPVDNLYGSVLFVSHLRNKNLKNPIIASPDIGGVARARSYADKLGYDLVIVDKKREKANVAEVMNIIGDVEGKDVILVDDMVDTAGTLVKAAEVLKKKGATSVMACCTHGVLSGPAFDRINNGTLDELIISDTIPMHGKSEKITVLSAAKIMGETIRRITHNESVNSIFID, encoded by the coding sequence ATGTCAAAATATAAGCTTTTTAGTGGTACTGCTAACCCTGAATTTGCTAAAAAAGTTGGGAAATACCTAAACGTTGAAGTTGGAGAAGCTTCGATTAATAAATTTAGTGATGGTGAAATCTCTGTACAAATCAAAGAGAGTGTAAGAGGACAAGACGTATTTATCGTTCAGCCAACATGTGCTCCAACTAATGACCACTTAATGGAACTTTTAATTATGATTGACGCATTAAAAAGAAGTAGTGCTGCTTCTATTTCTGCTGTTATACCATATTATGGATATGCTAGACAAGATAGAAAAGCCGCTCCTAGAGTTCCAATTTCTGCGAAATTAGTAGCTGATATGTTAGAAGCTGCTGGAATTGATAGAATGATTACTATTGATTTACATGCTGCTCAAATTCAAGGTTTTTTCAATATTCCAGTTGATAACTTATATGGTTCTGTTTTATTCGTAAGTCATTTAAGAAATAAAAACCTTAAAAACCCAATTATTGCAAGTCCGGATATTGGAGGAGTTGCAAGAGCAAGATCATATGCTGATAAATTAGGATATGATTTAGTAATAGTTGATAAAAAAAGAGAAAAAGCTAATGTTGCTGAAGTTATGAATATCATTGGGGATGTAGAAGGGAAAGATGTTATTTTAGTAGATGATATGGTTGATACAGCTGGTACTTTAGTAAAAGCTGCTGAAGTATTAAAGAAAAAAGGTGCAACATCAGTTATGGCTTGCTGTACTCATGGTGTGCTTTCAGGACCTGCATTTGATAGAATTAATAATGGAACATTAGATGAATTAATTATTTCTGATACTATTCCAATGCATGGAAAAAGTGAAAAGATTACAGTATTAAGTGCTGCTAAAATTATGGGTGAAACTATTAGAAGAATTACTCATAACGAATCAGTTAACTCAATTTTTATTGACTAG
- the mnmA gene encoding tRNA 2-thiouridine(34) synthase MnmA, whose product MKKVMVGMSGGIDSSVTAYMLQIEGFEVEGCYLKLHNRTDGYHEQNLSYIEDVAKFLNIKYHVLDLTHKFEEEVYNYFVDSYLEGTTPNPCVKCNRQIKFGAMLDFAKEHNASYLATGHYAKTDGKFIYEADDNTKDQSYFLSQVDKEALPYMMFPLSTYKKEDIIKFGAKLDVAYKKITEKNESQEICFVETVYTDVVKRHANIDMPGKVLDDSGNIVGEHKGYMHYTIGKRRGFTVYGAQEPHFVTKLNPKNNTIVVGKKQALAINNVEAENVNMFIDKKEFDCTVKLRYRSVSVPCKVTIEDNKAKISLKEPAFSVAAGQLAVFYEDDKVLGSAWIKSSS is encoded by the coding sequence ATGAAAAAAGTAATGGTAGGTATGAGTGGAGGAATTGATTCTTCCGTTACTGCCTACATGCTTCAAATAGAAGGCTTCGAAGTTGAAGGTTGTTATTTAAAACTTCACAATAGAACCGATGGTTATCATGAGCAAAACTTAAGTTATATAGAAGATGTAGCAAAGTTCTTAAATATTAAATACCATGTATTAGATTTAACCCATAAATTTGAAGAAGAAGTATATAACTATTTTGTTGATTCATATTTAGAAGGTACAACACCAAACCCATGTGTAAAATGTAATAGACAAATTAAATTTGGAGCTATGCTTGATTTTGCAAAAGAACATAATGCTTCATATTTAGCTACAGGTCATTATGCAAAAACAGATGGGAAATTTATCTATGAAGCTGATGATAATACAAAAGATCAAAGCTATTTTTTATCACAAGTAGATAAAGAAGCCTTACCATATATGATGTTTCCACTAAGTACTTATAAAAAAGAAGACATCATTAAATTTGGCGCAAAACTTGATGTAGCATATAAAAAAATTACAGAAAAAAATGAATCCCAAGAAATCTGCTTTGTTGAAACTGTTTATACAGATGTTGTAAAAAGACATGCAAATATTGATATGCCAGGAAAAGTATTAGATGATAGTGGCAATATTGTAGGAGAGCATAAAGGTTATATGCACTATACAATTGGTAAAAGAAGAGGTTTTACAGTCTATGGAGCTCAAGAACCTCATTTTGTAACAAAACTAAACCCAAAGAATAATACAATTGTTGTTGGTAAAAAACAAGCCTTAGCAATTAATAATGTAGAAGCTGAAAATGTAAATATGTTTATTGATAAAAAAGAGTTTGACTGTACAGTAAAACTAAGATATAGATCAGTATCAGTTCCTTGTAAAGTAACAATTGAAGATAATAAAGCAAAGATTTCTTTAAAAGAGCCTGCCTTTTCAGTTGCAGCTGGACAGTTAGCTGTTTTCTATGAAGATGATAAAGTTCTGGGAAGTGCTTGGATTAAATCTTCTTCATAA
- the folK gene encoding 2-amino-4-hydroxy-6-hydroxymethyldihydropteridine diphosphokinase has translation MKKILSKELTLFYSTNFPKVFNTFTNKKHLVTIGIGGNIGDTKKLFNKLVLCLNQNTKFDLLMTSPLLLNPPFGYLKQKPFLNGIIILKTNLAPNEFLKHMQRLENRFGRKRSFQDAPRTLDIDIIFFDNKKLNTKKLIIPHKDWANRESVIIPLNYMNRL, from the coding sequence ATGAAAAAAATATTATCAAAAGAACTTACACTTTTTTATTCTACTAACTTTCCAAAAGTTTTTAATACTTTTACAAATAAAAAACACCTTGTAACTATAGGTATTGGGGGAAATATTGGGGACACAAAAAAATTATTTAATAAACTAGTCTTATGTTTAAATCAAAATACAAAATTTGATTTACTTATGACTTCTCCTTTACTTTTAAATCCTCCTTTTGGATATTTAAAACAAAAACCATTTTTAAATGGTATAATAATACTTAAAACTAATCTAGCACCAAATGAGTTTTTAAAACATATGCAAAGATTAGAAAATCGATTTGGAAGAAAGCGGTCCTTTCAAGATGCGCCTAGAACCTTAGATATTGATATAATATTTTTTGATAATAAAAAATTAAATACAAAAAAACTTATTATTCCTCATAAAGACTGGGCAAATAGAGAATCAGTGATTATTCCTTTAAATTATATGAATAGATTATAA
- the aroQ gene encoding type II 3-dehydroquinate dehydratase gives MKIAVIQGPNLNMLGVREQHIYGPMSLDQIHEQMKASAAQNDVELEFFQSNLEGEIVDRIQECLGTVDGILINPAAFSHTSIAIKDALSAVNLPTVEVHISNIYKREEFRQKSITAAASTGVITGFGPFSYHLGLISLTQIISEVKAAHQAQQEAAAKAKAQVQEK, from the coding sequence ATGAAAATTGCAGTTATTCAAGGTCCAAATTTAAATATGTTAGGTGTTAGAGAACAACATATTTATGGTCCTATGTCTTTAGATCAAATTCATGAACAAATGAAAGCTAGTGCAGCACAAAATGATGTTGAATTAGAGTTTTTTCAATCAAATTTAGAAGGTGAAATTGTAGATAGAATTCAAGAGTGTTTAGGTACAGTTGATGGTATTTTAATTAATCCAGCAGCATTTTCTCACACATCAATTGCTATTAAAGATGCACTAAGTGCAGTAAATCTTCCAACTGTAGAAGTACATATTTCAAATATTTACAAAAGAGAAGAGTTTAGACAAAAATCAATCACTGCAGCTGCATCAACTGGTGTTATCACAGGATTTGGTCCATTCTCTTACCACTTAGGACTTATCTCTTTAACTCAAATTATTTCAGAAGTAAAAGCAGCTCATCAAGCACAACAAGAAGCAGCAGCTAAAGCTAAAGCACAAGTACAAGAGAAATAA
- the mnmA gene encoding tRNA 2-thiouridine(34) synthase MnmA has product MKKKVVVGMSGGVDSSVTALLLKQQGYDVVGLFMRNWEYGIKGSQCPNRIEFEDAKRVGEIIGIEVKGKDFVEEYRTKVFDVFLEGLKKGLTPNPDILCNREIKFNVFLNEAKKMGVDMIATGHYAKIAKYKDHFVLDTPKDSSKDQSYFLHALSSEQLSHAMFPLGDLTKTEVREIARENNLPVSDKKDSTGICFIGNQRFDDFITQHLKAIPGDMIDENGKVLGKHKGLICYTLGQRKGIGLGGIKGLEGENNTHKSWYAAKKDIKNNTLTVVQDTNHPLLMSQTVEASHMHWVLEEAPKVGDKLVAQIRYRQQKQACTVVEVNEDKVLVKFDKPQRAVTLGQSLVLYDGQYCLGGGFISDYK; this is encoded by the coding sequence ATGAAAAAGAAAGTTGTTGTTGGAATGTCAGGTGGTGTTGACTCTTCTGTTACAGCATTATTATTAAAACAACAAGGCTATGATGTAGTAGGCTTATTTATGAGAAATTGGGAATATGGAATCAAAGGTAGCCAATGTCCTAATAGAATAGAGTTCGAAGATGCAAAAAGAGTTGGTGAAATAATAGGTATTGAAGTAAAAGGTAAAGACTTTGTTGAAGAGTACAGAACAAAAGTATTTGATGTATTTTTAGAAGGTTTAAAAAAAGGTCTTACTCCTAATCCTGATATTCTTTGTAATAGAGAAATTAAATTTAATGTATTTTTAAATGAAGCAAAGAAAATGGGTGTAGATATGATAGCAACTGGTCATTATGCAAAGATTGCTAAATATAAAGACCATTTTGTATTAGATACTCCAAAAGATAGTTCAAAAGACCAATCATATTTCTTACATGCTCTTTCAAGTGAACAACTATCTCATGCAATGTTTCCACTTGGAGATTTAACTAAAACAGAAGTTAGAGAAATAGCAAGAGAAAATAACCTACCTGTAAGTGATAAAAAAGATAGTACAGGTATTTGTTTTATTGGAAATCAAAGATTTGATGACTTTATTACTCAACATCTTAAAGCAATCCCTGGTGACATGATAGATGAAAATGGAAAAGTTTTAGGAAAACACAAAGGTCTTATTTGTTACACATTAGGTCAAAGAAAAGGTATTGGTCTTGGTGGAATCAAAGGACTTGAAGGTGAAAACAACACTCACAAATCATGGTATGCTGCTAAAAAAGATATAAAAAACAATACTTTAACAGTAGTTCAAGATACAAACCATCCACTACTTATGAGCCAAACAGTTGAAGCTTCTCATATGCATTGGGTACTAGAAGAGGCACCAAAAGTTGGTGATAAATTAGTAGCTCAAATAAGATATAGACAACAAAAACAAGCTTGTACAGTAGTTGAAGTAAATGAAGATAAAGTTTTAGTTAAATTTGATAAACCTCAAAGAGCTGTAACTTTAGGACAAAGTCTTGTTTTATATGATGGACAGTATTGTCTTGGTGGTGGTTTTATAAGTGACTACAAATAA
- a CDS encoding OmpA family protein: MKKIILSAALCASLAFAANSDYKYEITPMIGGNVAEGNLNLDDDHYAIGGLSFGVNFDDTIYDQIEIGILSSLEQVDYDGINEDTDITRLFTNFVKNYELTDNTSLYGLVGFGLEHFENEELGNKTALFGNYGIGLRYEFSNDMALKTDIRHLVNTNDRDNNLVYTVGLAIPFGEKAAPTPKKQEPTPEPTPVTEKQVDSDGDGVADINDKCPDTPKGDIVDQNGCSLKVNLNINFDFDSARINNEYDSKIKKFADFMKKFPSVKGKIEAHTDSIGTKEYNQDLSERRAASTVKALEAQGVDKSRFNSTGYGETKPKATNETAEGRAQNRRVEGSIYR; this comes from the coding sequence ATGAAAAAGATAATTTTATCTGCGGCCTTATGTGCATCTCTTGCATTTGCAGCCAATAGTGATTACAAATATGAAATTACTCCAATGATTGGTGGTAATGTTGCAGAAGGTAATTTAAACTTAGATGATGACCACTACGCAATTGGTGGTTTAAGTTTTGGTGTAAACTTTGATGACACAATTTATGACCAAATTGAAATAGGTATTTTAAGTTCATTAGAGCAAGTTGACTATGATGGAATAAATGAAGATACTGATATTACAAGATTATTTACTAACTTTGTAAAGAATTATGAACTAACTGATAATACTTCTTTATATGGATTAGTTGGTTTTGGTTTAGAGCACTTCGAAAATGAAGAGCTTGGAAACAAGACTGCTTTATTTGGAAACTATGGTATTGGTTTAAGATATGAGTTCTCTAATGATATGGCACTTAAAACAGACATTAGACATTTAGTTAATACTAATGATAGAGACAATAACTTAGTTTATACTGTGGGTCTAGCTATTCCATTTGGTGAAAAAGCAGCTCCTACTCCAAAAAAACAAGAGCCTACTCCTGAACCAACACCTGTAACTGAAAAACAAGTTGATAGTGACGGTGATGGTGTTGCAGATATTAATGATAAATGTCCTGACACACCAAAAGGTGATATTGTTGACCAAAATGGATGTTCTTTAAAAGTAAACTTAAATATCAACTTTGACTTTGATAGTGCAAGAATTAACAATGAATATGATTCTAAAATCAAAAAATTTGCTGATTTCATGAAAAAATTCCCTTCTGTAAAAGGGAAAATTGAAGCACATACAGACTCAATTGGTACAAAAGAATATAACCAAGACTTATCAGAAAGAAGAGCGGCTTCTACTGTTAAAGCACTTGAGGCACAAGGTGTTGATAAATCAAGATTTAACTCAACTGGATATGGTGAAACAAAACCTAAAGCAACAAATGAAACTGCTGAAGGTAGAGCACAAAACAGAAGAGTTGAAGGTTCAATTTACAGATAA
- a CDS encoding M24 family metallopeptidase: MKNYLLLDENAIYYECGFSCDNVIFIKLEKDSFFITDARYTIEAKEFAKNCQVIESSDLVKDAQKILKNSKIKKIVFDPNDFTYSLYQKLTDNLKIEFIQRENFSKLKRIIKTDEEIEFLKKASMIGKKGFKKLAKYIRKNGFKEEENFLHFKAIEKMSQTGKYDLSFDPIVAINENAAKPHALPTKKKLKLNDLLLVDAGVKYKRYCSDRTCTAHVDFETFNFKREQKFKNKEEQKVYDLVYKAQLNAISKARVGMKASEIDKLTRDVIEKAGFGKYFVHSTGHGVGLDIHEFPNINSKSDVIIENNMVFTIEPGIYLPNKFGVRIEDTVVMKNGKAEIL, translated from the coding sequence ATGAAAAATTATTTATTATTAGATGAAAACGCCATCTACTATGAGTGTGGTTTTTCTTGTGACAATGTAATATTTATAAAGCTAGAAAAAGATAGCTTTTTTATTACAGATGCAAGATACACAATAGAAGCTAAAGAGTTTGCAAAAAATTGTCAAGTTATAGAAAGCTCTGATTTAGTTAAAGATGCACAAAAAATATTAAAAAATTCAAAAATTAAAAAAATAGTTTTTGACCCAAATGATTTTACATACTCTTTATACCAAAAATTAACAGATAATTTAAAAATAGAGTTTATTCAAAGAGAAAACTTCTCAAAACTAAAAAGAATAATTAAAACAGATGAAGAGATTGAGTTTCTAAAAAAAGCTTCAATGATAGGCAAAAAAGGTTTTAAAAAACTAGCAAAATATATTAGAAAAAATGGTTTCAAAGAAGAAGAAAACTTCTTACATTTTAAAGCAATAGAAAAAATGTCACAAACTGGAAAATATGATTTAAGTTTTGATCCAATTGTTGCAATAAACGAAAATGCAGCAAAACCCCATGCCTTGCCAACTAAAAAGAAACTAAAATTAAATGATTTACTTCTAGTAGATGCAGGAGTAAAATACAAAAGATATTGTTCTGATAGAACTTGTACAGCTCATGTTGATTTTGAAACTTTTAATTTTAAAAGGGAACAAAAGTTTAAAAATAAAGAAGAACAAAAAGTTTATGACTTGGTATATAAAGCTCAACTTAATGCTATTTCTAAAGCAAGAGTGGGAATGAAAGCTAGTGAAATTGACAAACTTACTAGAGATGTAATCGAAAAAGCAGGTTTTGGAAAATATTTTGTACATAGTACTGGTCATGGTGTAGGGCTTGATATTCATGAATTCCCAAATATTAATAGTAAATCTGATGTAATTATTGAAAATAATATGGTATTTACAATAGAACCAGGTATTTATCTTCCAAATAAATTTGGAGTTAGAATTGAAGATACAGTTGTTATGAAAAATGGAAAAGCAGAGATTTTATAA